In Deinococcus sp. QL22, the following are encoded in one genomic region:
- a CDS encoding cupin domain-containing protein, with protein sequence MTAQTHGEFIAPDGGKALLNPVGGKMVLKLPTALTGGAYTLHDNVMPPGSPGPRPHIHHQHDETFYVLEGELQVRVNDQTFHAPAGACVFVPRGAVHQPSNLGAEAAHFLLLFSPGGMDQFFEEAAAGRLPLQGLPGDPDTLARLNEFCRRYGYEFAEFAAG encoded by the coding sequence ATGACAGCCCAGACTCATGGTGAATTCATCGCCCCAGACGGCGGAAAAGCCCTGCTTAATCCGGTGGGCGGCAAGATGGTTCTGAAGCTGCCCACCGCGCTCACGGGCGGCGCGTACACCCTGCACGACAACGTGATGCCCCCCGGTTCTCCCGGCCCGCGCCCCCACATCCACCACCAGCACGATGAGACCTTTTATGTGCTGGAGGGCGAACTCCAGGTTCGAGTGAACGACCAGACCTTTCACGCGCCTGCTGGAGCCTGTGTGTTCGTGCCGCGTGGGGCGGTGCATCAGCCGTCCAATCTGGGGGCAGAGGCGGCGCACTTTTTGCTGCTGTTTTCGCCGGGCGGCATGGATCAGTTTTTTGAGGAAGCGGCGGCAGGACGCCTGCCGTTGCAGGGCCTGCCCGGTGACCCAGACACGTTGGCACGGCTGAACGAGTTTTGCCGACGCTACGGCTACGAATTTGCAGAGTTCGCGGCAGGCTGA
- a CDS encoding replication-associated recombination protein A, translating to MTLFDPPAPLAERLRPRTVAEVVGQSHLIGPGKPLTRVLASGRLGSLILWGPPGVGKTTLARLLAGEVGAHFIPLSAVSAGVKDVREATAEAERLRGRGQRTILFLDEIHRFNKAQQDALLPHVESGLLTLIGATTENPSFEVNPALRSRARTLVLQALTQEEVRQLLDRALSDPRGLPGVTAQPEALELLARLAEGDARRALSTLEVAASLADPVTPEAITEAFGKHLPAMDKNGEDFYNLISALHKSVRGSHVDGALYWLARMIEGGADTMYVARRVVRMAAEDIGLADPQALRLCIAARDTVEFLGSPEGDLALAQAVVYLALAPKSNSVYVAWKNALDAVRDGETLPVPLHLRNAPTGLMRQQGYGKGYAYYFDDPEGSFEQDYLPDGVQLGLYAPTGEGWEARVAERWRKLQDAHGETGAERTE from the coding sequence GTGACCCTGTTCGACCCGCCCGCGCCCCTTGCCGAACGCCTGCGCCCCCGCACGGTGGCCGAAGTGGTGGGGCAGTCCCACCTGATCGGCCCCGGCAAACCCCTGACGCGGGTGCTGGCGTCGGGGCGCCTGGGCAGCCTGATCCTGTGGGGGCCGCCGGGGGTGGGGAAAACCACGCTGGCGCGCCTGCTGGCGGGCGAAGTCGGGGCGCATTTTATTCCGCTCTCGGCAGTGTCGGCGGGCGTGAAGGACGTCCGTGAGGCCACCGCCGAAGCCGAACGCCTGCGGGGCCGGGGCCAGCGCACGATTCTGTTTCTGGACGAGATTCACCGCTTCAACAAGGCCCAGCAGGACGCCCTGCTGCCGCACGTGGAATCGGGCCTGCTGACCCTGATCGGCGCAACCACCGAAAATCCCAGTTTCGAGGTGAATCCGGCCCTGCGTTCCCGCGCCCGTACCCTGGTGTTGCAGGCGCTCACGCAGGAAGAAGTGCGGCAACTGCTAGACCGCGCCCTCTCTGACCCACGCGGGCTGCCGGGAGTAACTGCCCAGCCCGAAGCCCTGGAACTGCTGGCCCGCCTGGCCGAAGGCGACGCCCGCCGCGCCCTGAGTACGCTGGAAGTGGCCGCCAGCCTTGCCGATCCCGTAACGCCCGAAGCCATCACCGAGGCATTTGGCAAGCATCTTCCGGCGATGGACAAAAACGGCGAGGATTTTTATAACCTGATTTCGGCGCTGCATAAAAGTGTGCGCGGCAGCCACGTGGACGGGGCGCTGTACTGGCTGGCCCGCATGATCGAGGGCGGCGCAGACACGATGTACGTGGCCCGCCGCGTAGTTCGGATGGCCGCCGAGGACATCGGGCTGGCCGACCCGCAAGCCCTGCGCCTGTGCATTGCCGCCCGCGATACGGTGGAATTTTTGGGCAGCCCGGAAGGCGATCTGGCGTTGGCTCAGGCCGTGGTGTATCTGGCGCTGGCCCCCAAAAGCAACAGCGTGTATGTGGCCTGGAAAAACGCGCTGGACGCTGTGCGGGACGGCGAAACCTTACCTGTGCCCCTGCATCTGCGCAATGCCCCCACAGGGCTGATGCGCCAGCAGGGCTACGGCAAAGGCTACGCCTACTATTTTGACGACCCAGAGGGGAGTTTTGAGCAAGATTACCTACCAGACGGCGTGCAGTTGGGCCTGTACGCCCCCACCGGCGAGGGCTGGGAAGCGCGGGTAGCGGAACGCTGGCGCAAATTGCAGGACGCTCATGGGGAAACTGGGGCAGAGCGAACGGAGTAG
- a CDS encoding DUF885 domain-containing protein, with protein MTSAPHDSAPTHPSSDIAEAYIRLAHSIDAHLEGFVDGYGGPPQWADRTVRQPADLRAEAEALLDAVNRVEDTARRNFLTVQARAMHTLTGMLTGQQLPYAEEVRGLFDIDPVRSEFGVLDEALAALDAALPGSGSLLEREEALRARVALPKSEILRVAAPILDILRERTRQRFGLPDGENFSIELVSDKPWGGYNWPLGNLQSRIDINTDLPVLLPTLPDLLAHEGYPGHHTEHATKEAKLVRGRGWQEHSIQLLNAPECVVSEGIAVNARAALMSREEQDEWLTGDLAVVAGLDPDDIRAFQHASLAREQLKGVSGTAALMLHADRLPEAEVLDFLMQYSVAPIERARQSLRFISQPTFRAYIFTYSVGGELVEGWMRRQGSAGFARLLNEPLTPGQLRTEVV; from the coding sequence ATGACCTCTGCGCCTCACGACTCCGCGCCAACCCATCCCAGTTCAGATATTGCCGAAGCCTACATCCGGCTGGCTCACAGCATAGACGCCCACCTGGAGGGCTTTGTGGACGGCTACGGTGGCCCGCCGCAGTGGGCTGACCGGACGGTGCGCCAGCCAGCCGATTTGAGGGCCGAAGCTGAAGCGCTGCTGGACGCTGTGAATAGAGTAGAAGACACGGCCCGACGTAACTTCCTGACCGTGCAGGCGCGGGCTATGCACACCCTGACCGGAATGCTGACGGGCCAGCAGTTGCCCTACGCCGAGGAAGTGCGCGGCCTGTTCGACATCGACCCCGTGCGGTCAGAATTCGGTGTACTGGACGAAGCTTTGGCAGCGTTGGATGCGGCTTTGCCCGGCAGCGGCAGCCTACTGGAGCGTGAAGAAGCCTTGCGGGCGCGAGTCGCCCTGCCCAAATCAGAAATCTTGCGGGTGGCCGCGCCGATTCTGGATATCTTGCGCGAGCGCACCAGGCAGCGTTTTGGCCTGCCAGACGGCGAGAACTTTTCCATAGAACTGGTCAGCGACAAACCCTGGGGCGGCTACAACTGGCCTTTGGGCAATCTTCAGAGCCGAATAGACATCAACACCGATTTGCCTGTGCTGCTGCCCACCCTGCCCGATCTGCTGGCGCACGAGGGTTACCCCGGCCACCACACCGAACACGCCACCAAAGAGGCCAAATTGGTGCGCGGGCGCGGCTGGCAGGAACACAGCATTCAACTGCTGAACGCGCCCGAATGCGTGGTCAGCGAAGGCATTGCCGTGAATGCCCGCGCCGCGCTGATGTCGCGTGAAGAACAGGATGAGTGGCTGACGGGTGATCTGGCTGTTGTGGCGGGCCTTGACCCCGACGACATTCGCGCCTTTCAGCACGCCAGCCTTGCCCGTGAGCAATTGAAGGGCGTGTCCGGCACGGCGGCCCTGATGCTGCACGCAGACCGTCTGCCCGAAGCCGAGGTGCTGGACTTCCTGATGCAGTACAGCGTGGCCCCGATTGAACGGGCACGCCAGAGCCTGCGCTTCATCTCGCAGCCCACTTTTCGGGCCTACATTTTTACCTATAGCGTGGGCGGCGAACTGGTAGAGGGTTGGATGAGGCGGCAGGGCAGCGCAGGATTTGCCCGCCTGCTGAACGAACCCCTGACGCCGGGGCAACTGCGGACAGAAGTGGTTTAA
- a CDS encoding NAD(P)/FAD-dependent oxidoreductase, protein MPPTASAAPKSAEWDAIVIGSGPNGLAGAVTLARAGWRVLVLERNAQPGGGLSSAALTLPGFTHDVGSAIHPLGLASPAFRNWPLHAFGLDWITPPAPFGHVMEDGRGVVIEQSLDATAESLGAGGRGWRTLFGPMLAGWEGMLDDVLRPLPRLPKHPLTLARFGLRGVPSATLGATLLKTPEARAAWAGLAAHGTLPLSVPGTGAAALMLGTLAHAVNWPFPRGGAQSLTNALIAYLRFLGGEVQLGVNVEHLKAIPPARVVLVDSSPRVLLHLLGNAATPAYRRWLGRYRYGSGILKLDYALSGPVPWRDPALGRAGTLHLGGTLEAIAQAEATVSRGSLPERPYVLAAQHTLFDPSRAPAGQHTFWAYAHVPPNTPDTYADTIEAQIERAAPGFSDLILGRTTTNARQLQALSPVFEGGDVNGGKGDLWGLLARPRPTPTPYRTPDTRVYLCSSATPPGGGIHGMGGYWAAQAALRDHGLL, encoded by the coding sequence ATGCCCCCCACCGCCAGCGCCGCGCCCAAATCTGCCGAATGGGACGCCATCGTCATCGGGTCGGGGCCGAATGGCTTGGCCGGAGCGGTCACGCTGGCACGGGCCGGGTGGCGGGTGCTGGTGCTGGAGCGCAACGCCCAACCCGGCGGCGGCCTCAGCAGCGCGGCGCTGACCCTGCCGGGGTTCACGCACGATGTGGGCAGCGCCATTCACCCACTGGGACTGGCCTCGCCCGCCTTTCGGAACTGGCCGCTGCACGCCTTCGGGCTGGACTGGATCACGCCGCCTGCCCCCTTTGGGCATGTGATGGAAGATGGACGGGGCGTGGTGATCGAGCAGAGTTTGGACGCCACCGCCGAGAGCTTGGGCGCGGGGGGGCGAGGCTGGCGCACGCTGTTCGGGCCGATGCTGGCAGGCTGGGAAGGCATGTTGGACGATGTGCTGCGGCCCCTGCCCCGGCTGCCCAAACACCCGCTCACGTTGGCCCGCTTTGGATTACGGGGCGTGCCGTCTGCCACGTTGGGGGCCACACTTCTAAAGACTCCTGAAGCGCGTGCAGCGTGGGCTGGACTGGCCGCACACGGCACGCTACCTTTGTCGGTTCCCGGCACAGGCGCGGCGGCCCTGATGCTGGGTACGCTGGCCCACGCGGTGAATTGGCCGTTTCCTCGCGGCGGCGCACAGAGTTTGACCAATGCACTCATAGCGTATTTGCGCTTTTTGGGCGGCGAGGTGCAACTGGGCGTGAACGTGGAGCACCTGAAAGCTATTCCCCCCGCCCGCGTGGTGCTGGTGGATTCCAGCCCGCGTGTGTTGCTGCACCTGCTGGGCAACGCGGCCACGCCCGCCTACCGCCGCTGGCTGGGGCGCTACCGCTACGGCAGCGGCATTCTGAAACTGGATTACGCGCTGTCGGGGCCGGTGCCGTGGCGCGATCCGGCGCTGGGGCGGGCAGGCACACTGCATCTGGGCGGCACGCTGGAAGCCATCGCACAGGCCGAAGCCACCGTGTCACGTGGCAGTTTGCCCGAACGCCCCTATGTGCTGGCCGCGCAGCACACGCTGTTCGACCCCTCCCGCGCTCCGGCAGGCCAGCACACCTTCTGGGCCTACGCCCATGTGCCGCCGAATACGCCCGACACTTACGCCGACACCATCGAAGCGCAGATCGAACGCGCCGCCCCCGGCTTCAGTGACCTGATTCTGGGGCGCACGACGACCAATGCCCGCCAACTTCAGGCACTCAGTCCGGTATTTGAGGGAGGCGACGTGAACGGTGGCAAAGGCGATCTGTGGGGCTTGTTGGCCCGGCCCCGGCCCACGCCCACGCCGTACCGCACGCCCGATACCCGCGTGTACCTGTGCAGCAGCGCCACGCCCCCCGGTGGGGGGATTCACGGCATGGGGGGGTACTGGGCCGCACAGGCAGCCCTCCGGGATCATGGTCTGCTTTAA
- a CDS encoding serine/threonine-protein kinase: MPLEIGATIAARYSLRALLGEGGSARVFRAHDALLDREVAVKLMHAHVPDSDRARFLREVRTLARLTHPGVVPVLDLGEEDTGRPFFTMPLFTGGQITALGPLEDAPGPLARFLTAAAFASRALHFVHSQGIVHRDLTPGNILLDGASLPRIMDFGLVTLTEQTRHLTRSGVTLGTPAYMAPEQAKGVGVEPRSDLYALGAVLYRVACGSPPFVGDSDQSVMFQHVYEAPKDPRELNPAVPDAIARVLMALLSKRPEHRPESGEALAHLWALARRDVWTAHARGQYRGGRARTGEHPDGPARVANLREAWSVALPGEVTWPAAVVGEGDLVAVGTRGGQLVLTHASGRPFATYAARDEVTAPATFIGRHVLYGAWDGTLRRVQLSDGAEVWKHQARAEFTGAPTHWAGKVLAASRDGHLHALDARTGELAWAYRAGGPVAASPLVWAGAALLCDENGWLHALDARTGSPLWKVEVGTVHGTPALLPTAPGEATLIVATWPGEIHALHLTIRGGRAVLGGPTAGGSTLAASDPILWTYDLEDEIWAAPAIARSSVVATPADLTHISATPPAGLVTGGIVIAAGWGGTVRALRLADGEDVWAHTLEGRVTASPVISAGLVFLASELGELVALDVRTGEVRWSQRETTGVQATPLAADGTLYVAFMNGTLRAYRGD, translated from the coding sequence ATGCCGTTAGAGATAGGCGCGACCATCGCCGCCCGCTACAGCCTGCGTGCCCTCTTGGGCGAAGGCGGCAGCGCCCGTGTGTTCCGCGCCCACGACGCGCTGCTTGACCGCGAGGTGGCCGTGAAGCTGATGCACGCGCATGTGCCTGACTCTGACCGGGCGCGGTTCCTGCGCGAAGTCCGGACGCTGGCCCGCCTGACGCATCCCGGCGTGGTTCCAGTTCTCGATCTGGGCGAGGAGGACACAGGTCGCCCCTTTTTCACCATGCCGCTGTTTACGGGCGGGCAAATTACGGCGCTGGGGCCGCTGGAAGACGCGCCCGGCCCGCTGGCCCGCTTTCTCACGGCGGCGGCTTTCGCTTCCCGCGCCCTGCATTTCGTGCATTCTCAGGGCATCGTGCACCGCGACCTCACGCCCGGAAACATCCTGCTGGACGGGGCTAGCCTGCCGCGCATCATGGATTTCGGGCTGGTCACGTTGACCGAGCAGACCCGGCACCTGACCCGCAGCGGCGTCACGCTGGGCACGCCCGCCTACATGGCCCCCGAACAGGCCAAAGGCGTGGGCGTGGAACCCCGCAGCGACCTGTATGCGCTGGGCGCGGTGCTGTACCGGGTGGCGTGCGGCAGTCCGCCTTTCGTGGGCGACTCCGACCAGAGCGTGATGTTTCAGCATGTCTACGAGGCTCCCAAAGACCCACGTGAATTGAATCCTGCCGTGCCAGACGCCATTGCGCGGGTGCTGATGGCCCTCTTGTCCAAGCGCCCTGAACACCGCCCGGAAAGTGGCGAGGCGTTGGCGCACCTGTGGGCGCTGGCCCGCCGCGACGTGTGGACGGCCCATGCGCGGGGCCAGTACCGGGGAGGCCGCGCCCGCACCGGAGAACACCCCGACGGCCCCGCCCGCGTAGCCAACCTGCGCGAGGCGTGGAGTGTGGCCCTGCCCGGAGAGGTCACCTGGCCCGCCGCCGTGGTGGGCGAGGGCGACCTCGTGGCGGTGGGCACCCGTGGGGGCCAACTCGTGCTGACGCACGCTTCTGGGCGGCCTTTTGCCACCTACGCGGCCCGCGACGAGGTGACCGCGCCCGCCACGTTTATAGGGCGGCATGTGCTGTACGGCGCGTGGGACGGAACCCTGCGCCGCGTGCAACTGTCGGACGGGGCAGAGGTCTGGAAGCACCAGGCCCGCGCCGAATTTACGGGCGCACCGACCCACTGGGCAGGCAAGGTGCTGGCCGCCAGCCGGGACGGACACCTGCACGCCCTGGACGCCCGCACCGGGGAGCTGGCCTGGGCCTACCGCGCAGGCGGGCCAGTGGCGGCCAGTCCGCTGGTGTGGGCAGGCGCGGCCCTGCTGTGCGATGAAAACGGCTGGCTTCATGCCCTGGACGCCCGCACCGGAAGCCCGCTGTGGAAGGTGGAAGTCGGCACGGTTCACGGCACGCCCGCGCTGCTGCCCACCGCTCCCGGTGAGGCCACGCTAATCGTCGCCACCTGGCCCGGAGAGATTCACGCCCTGCACCTCACTATTCGGGGCGGGCGGGCGGTACTGGGTGGGCCAACAGCGGGTGGCTCTACCTTGGCGGCCTCTGACCCTATCCTCTGGACATACGATCTGGAAGATGAAATCTGGGCCGCGCCTGCCATCGCCCGCTCATCGGTGGTAGCGACGCCCGCCGATCTGACCCACATTTCGGCCACCCCTCCCGCAGGCCTCGTGACCGGCGGCATCGTCATCGCGGCGGGCTGGGGCGGGACGGTGCGTGCCCTGCGCCTCGCAGACGGCGAAGACGTGTGGGCGCACACTTTAGAGGGCCGCGTGACCGCCAGTCCGGTCATCAGCGCGGGCCTGGTTTTTCTGGCTTCGGAACTGGGCGAACTGGTGGCGCTTGATGTGCGAACCGGAGAAGTGCGCTGGAGCCAACGCGAAACGACGGGCGTGCAGGCCACGCCCCTGGCCGCCGACGGCACGCTCTACGTGGCTTTTATGAACGGCACACTCAGGGCGTACCGGGGGGATTAG
- the pstS gene encoding phosphate ABC transporter substrate-binding protein PstS, with the protein MKKTFLGLALVATASFGTASAQGSITGAGASFPFPLYSKMFAEYKEKSSVSVNYQSVGSGAGQKQILERTVDFGASDNAMSDESMKDAPAKLLQIPTAIGAVVPAYNVPGVTTPLKFTGKVLADIYLGKIKTWGDKSIAALNPGVTIPPLPITVARRSDGSGTTYVFADYLAKVSSEWKSKVGVGNSLQWPVGTGARGNDGVAGVVKSTPGAIGYVELVYAKQNKLTFGSVQNRAGKFVVADNGPAAAAALGVVIPADTRVSITNSANADAYPIASFTYVIFYQDQKYGNRTEAQGKALKNLLTWMITTGQQYNEPLDYSKLPTNVLNKAKALVNSINYGGKKL; encoded by the coding sequence ATGAAGAAGACTTTCTTGGGCCTCGCCCTTGTTGCAACCGCGTCGTTCGGCACCGCTTCCGCTCAGGGCAGCATCACAGGCGCGGGCGCGAGCTTCCCCTTCCCCCTGTACTCCAAGATGTTTGCCGAGTACAAAGAGAAGAGCAGTGTCAGCGTCAACTACCAGTCGGTGGGCAGCGGCGCAGGCCAGAAGCAGATTCTGGAGCGCACCGTGGACTTCGGGGCCAGCGACAACGCCATGAGCGACGAGAGCATGAAAGACGCCCCCGCCAAGTTGCTGCAAATCCCCACCGCCATCGGCGCAGTCGTGCCCGCCTACAACGTCCCCGGCGTCACCACGCCCCTGAAGTTTACGGGCAAGGTCTTGGCCGACATCTACCTCGGCAAGATCAAAACCTGGGGAGACAAGTCGATTGCGGCCCTGAACCCCGGCGTCACCATTCCGCCCCTGCCCATCACGGTGGCCCGCCGCAGCGACGGCTCCGGCACCACCTACGTGTTTGCCGACTACCTCGCCAAAGTCAGCAGCGAGTGGAAGAGCAAAGTGGGCGTGGGCAACAGCCTTCAGTGGCCTGTGGGTACGGGCGCACGCGGCAATGACGGCGTGGCCGGAGTCGTTAAGAGCACCCCCGGAGCCATCGGGTACGTGGAACTCGTGTACGCCAAGCAGAACAAACTGACCTTCGGCAGCGTGCAGAACCGCGCAGGCAAGTTCGTGGTGGCCGACAACGGCCCCGCCGCCGCCGCCGCACTGGGCGTCGTTATTCCCGCCGATACCCGCGTCAGCATCACCAACAGCGCCAACGCCGACGCTTACCCCATCGCCAGCTTTACCTACGTCATCTTCTACCAGGATCAGAAGTACGGCAACCGCACCGAAGCGCAGGGCAAGGCGCTCAAGAACCTGCTGACCTGGATGATCACCACCGGCCAGCAGTACAACGAGCCTCTGGACTACTCCAAGTTGCCCACCAATGTGCTGAACAAGGCCAAGGCGTTGGTCAACTCCATCAACTACGGCGGCAAGAAGCTCTAA
- the pstC gene encoding phosphate ABC transporter permease subunit PstC, producing MIEPARRPPSRGALSSQGDRVFQILILALASIIVLIFVLSLYQLGKESLPALQRFGFSFFTERTWNPVAGTYGAATMIVGTLVTSLIALVISVPLAVASALFVAEYAPKWLANPVGYLIELLAAVPSVVYGLWALFVIAPLLAKWQTAYFLNPDNLGTITRCNELWASQQTNLQCFFVPSGAGGRGLALAIIILTVMILPYTASVARDVIRLVPADQREAMYALGATKWEVISRAILPYARAGILGGVILALGRALGETLAVAMVIGDSQEILKSLWGGSSTMASVIANQFGDAQEAIHRSSVVTLGLSLFFLSVIVNYVARLIIARLTPKGIQ from the coding sequence ATGATTGAACCTGCCCGCCGTCCGCCGTCACGTGGTGCCCTGTCCAGTCAGGGAGACCGCGTGTTCCAAATCCTGATTTTGGCCCTTGCCAGCATCATCGTGCTGATTTTCGTGCTGAGCCTGTACCAGTTGGGCAAGGAATCATTGCCCGCGCTGCAACGCTTCGGCTTCAGCTTCTTTACCGAGCGCACCTGGAACCCGGTGGCGGGCACGTACGGCGCGGCCACCATGATCGTCGGCACCCTCGTGACCAGCCTGATCGCCCTCGTGATCAGTGTGCCGTTGGCGGTGGCCAGTGCGCTGTTCGTGGCCGAGTACGCGCCCAAGTGGTTGGCGAATCCGGTGGGGTACCTGATCGAACTGCTGGCCGCCGTGCCCAGCGTGGTATACGGCCTGTGGGCTTTGTTCGTCATTGCGCCGCTTCTGGCCAAATGGCAAACCGCCTACTTCCTGAATCCCGACAACTTGGGCACCATTACCCGCTGTAACGAATTGTGGGCCAGCCAGCAGACCAACTTGCAGTGCTTCTTCGTGCCCAGCGGCGCGGGCGGGCGCGGCTTGGCGCTTGCCATCATCATCCTGACGGTCATGATTTTGCCCTACACGGCGTCGGTGGCCCGCGACGTGATCCGGCTTGTGCCCGCCGACCAGCGCGAAGCCATGTACGCGCTGGGCGCGACCAAATGGGAAGTCATCAGCCGCGCCATCTTGCCGTATGCCCGCGCCGGAATCCTGGGCGGCGTCATTCTGGCCCTGGGCCGCGCCCTCGGTGAAACGTTGGCCGTCGCCATGGTCATCGGGGACAGTCAGGAAATTCTGAAAAGCTTGTGGGGCGGCTCCAGCACGATGGCCTCTGTGATTGCCAACCAGTTCGGAGACGCGCAGGAGGCCATTCACCGCTCCAGCGTGGTTACCCTCGGCCTCAGCCTGTTCTTCCTCAGCGTGATTGTCAACTACGTTGCCCGCCTGATCATCGCCCGCCTCACGCCCAAAGGCATTCAATGA
- the pstA gene encoding phosphate ABC transporter permease PstA, translated as MMSTALSATAKANAKLSPARRIQNTMMGGIILLATLAVVAPLILIFLYLLREGVGALNVDFFTKTPAPEGETGGGLLNAIMGSITMLAMASVIGVLVGVAGGIFLAEYPRHPLMPTIRMISDVLAGIPAIVMGLVAYGLIVLVFGFSGLAGALALGFLMIPIVVRTTEEVLKLVPLNVREAGLALGLPQWLVIMRIVLPAARGGIITGVMLALARVAGEAAPLLFTAFGNPNVNFDPSKPMSALPLEIYRGATSAYDENQRLAKAGALLLILLIFATSLLARYATRQRK; from the coding sequence ATGATGAGCACCGCACTTTCGGCTACGGCCAAGGCCAACGCCAAGCTTTCTCCGGCACGGCGCATCCAGAACACCATGATGGGCGGCATTATCTTGCTGGCAACGCTGGCCGTCGTCGCGCCCTTGATCCTGATTTTCCTGTATCTGCTGCGCGAGGGCGTGGGCGCACTGAACGTCGACTTTTTTACCAAAACCCCGGCCCCGGAAGGCGAAACGGGCGGCGGCCTGCTGAACGCCATCATGGGCAGCATCACGATGTTGGCGATGGCCAGCGTGATCGGTGTGCTGGTGGGCGTGGCAGGCGGCATTTTTCTGGCCGAGTACCCGCGCCACCCCCTGATGCCCACCATCCGCATGATCAGCGACGTGCTGGCGGGCATTCCGGCCATCGTGATGGGCCTCGTGGCTTACGGCCTGATCGTGCTGGTCTTCGGCTTCAGCGGGCTGGCGGGTGCGCTCGCCCTCGGCTTCCTGATGATTCCCATTGTCGTTCGTACCACCGAAGAAGTGCTGAAGCTGGTACCCCTGAACGTGCGCGAAGCAGGGCTGGCGCTGGGGCTGCCGCAGTGGTTGGTCATCATGCGAATCGTGTTGCCTGCGGCCCGCGGGGGCATCATCACGGGCGTCATGCTGGCGCTGGCCCGCGTGGCCGGAGAAGCTGCGCCGCTGCTGTTTACAGCCTTCGGGAACCCCAACGTCAACTTTGACCCCAGCAAGCCCATGAGTGCGCTCCCCCTCGAAATCTACCGGGGAGCCACCAGCGCCTACGACGAAAACCAGCGCCTCGCCAAAGCCGGAGCCTTGCTGCTGATCCTGCTGATTTTCGCCACCAGCCTGCTCGCCCGCTACGCCACCCGCCAGCGCAAGTAA
- the pstB gene encoding phosphate ABC transporter ATP-binding protein PstB — protein sequence MTAAPILTAHDVNIFYGTKQAVRNVHLEVQRGSVNALIGPSGCGKTTFLRAINRMHDLTPGARVTGKIMLDGEDVYGPGVDPVNMRRRVGMVFQKPNPFPTMSVFDNVVSGLKLAGMRDSKRLMEVAERSLRGAALWEEVKDRLKTPATGLSGGQQQRLCIARALAVEPEILLMDEPTSALDPASTAKIEDLMSDLKKVTTIIIVTHNMHQAARVSGTTSFFLNGDLVEHGVTDQIFTSPRDERTEAYVTGRFG from the coding sequence ATGACCGCTGCCCCCATCCTCACCGCCCACGACGTCAATATTTTTTACGGCACCAAGCAGGCCGTCAGAAACGTACATCTGGAAGTCCAGCGCGGCTCCGTGAACGCCCTGATCGGCCCCAGCGGATGCGGCAAAACCACCTTCCTGCGGGCCATCAACCGGATGCATGACCTGACCCCCGGCGCCCGCGTGACCGGCAAGATCATGCTGGACGGCGAAGATGTGTACGGCCCCGGCGTAGACCCGGTGAACATGCGCCGCCGCGTGGGCATGGTCTTTCAGAAGCCCAATCCCTTTCCCACCATGAGTGTGTTCGACAACGTGGTCAGCGGCCTGAAGCTCGCAGGCATGCGCGACAGCAAGCGCCTGATGGAAGTGGCCGAACGCAGTTTGCGCGGCGCGGCCCTCTGGGAAGAGGTCAAAGACCGCCTGAAGACGCCTGCCACTGGCCTGTCGGGTGGACAGCAGCAACGCCTGTGCATTGCGCGTGCGCTGGCCGTGGAACCCGAAATCCTGCTGATGGACGAACCCACCAGCGCCCTTGACCCCGCCAGCACCGCCAAAATCGAAGATCTGATGAGCGACCTGAAAAAGGTCACGACCATCATTATCGTGACCCACAACATGCATCAGGCCGCCCGCGTGAGTGGCACCACCAGCTTTTTCCTGAACGGCGACCTCGTGGAACACGGCGTCACCGATCAGATTTTTACCAGCCCCCGCGACGAGCGCACCGAAGCCTATGTGACCGGGCGATTCGGCTGA